One genomic window of Arachis hypogaea cultivar Tifrunner chromosome 8, arahy.Tifrunner.gnm2.J5K5, whole genome shotgun sequence includes the following:
- the LOC112708160 gene encoding F-box/kelch-repeat protein At3g23880-like, translating to MKHLDNLPGDLIREILARLPVRLLLQLRIVCRSWNSLISSPEFANHHLHRSTLIQPPPLLCWKEAGRRGDIMHCSSQSLILYRQHQPTAFELYPADGIVIQGSCNGLLCLSQGFPFETLTLFNPSTRSVSPSVPFGCSHECGDDVFCGFGYDILHDQYKFVMSCSASSLITYSKVRSGAIVFTFGANPSWKTINPPVFPYDFVGTRNGIFVSGTLNWLVYHPTIDYFELEWFVLTFDLKTESFGRLCLPITRTRSDVIHMPRLQLHNNRLSVCYRTPNMRIICTLWIMKEYGVKESWIKLFEIPCVGMISPCVSVYISEDHHLLGLDESYRKFLVYNLRQNKLVSQVSHGYHTITIFLCHESLVSPSRYSPSTHALLGNCTQLSIRHKLGCI from the coding sequence ATGAAACACCTTGATAATCTTCCGGGAGATTTGATTAGAGAAATCTTGGCGAGGCTTCCAGTGAGGCTTCTCCTGCAACTGAGGATTGTATGCCGTTCATGGAACTCCCTAATCTCTAGCCCTGAATTCGCCAACCACCACCTTCATCGCTCAACCCTAATTCAGCCGCCGCCATTGCTATGTTGGAAGGAAGCGGGACGGAGGGGCGACATCATGCATTGCTCTTCACAATCTCTTATTCTTTATCGCCAGCATCAGCCAACTGCATTCGAGTTATATCCGGCTGACGGAATAGTCATCCAGGGATCTTGCAACGGATTGCTCTGCTTGTCTCAAGGTTTTCCCTTTGAAACTCTTACTCTTTTCAATCCCAGTACCCGTTCGGTATCCCCATCCGTTCCGTTCGGGTGCTCGCACGAGTGCGGAGACGATGTTTTCTGTGGCTTTGGCTATGATATTCTACATGACCAGTACAAGTTTGTTATGAGTTGTTCTGCCTCGTCTCTTATAACTTATTCCAAGGTGAGATCTGGCGCTATAGTTTTCACTTTTGGAGCAAATCCTTCTTGGAAAACTATTAATCCTCCAGTGTTTCCGTACGATTTTGTTGGCACAAGGAATGGAATATTTGTGAGCGGCACTCTGAATTGGCTTGTGTATCATCCTACTATAGATTATTTTGAATTGGAGTGGTTCGTTCTTACCTTCGACTTGAAAACGGAGTCGTTTGGTCGATTGTGTCTGCCGATCACTAGAACGCGCTCTGACGTCATTCACATGCCTCGCTTGCAACTCCACAATAACCGTCTTTCCGTTTGTTATCGCACTCCGAATATGCGAATTATTTGCACTCTTTGGATAATGAAGGAGTATGGAGTTAAGGAGTCTTGGATTAAATTGTTCGAAATCCCATGTGTTGGAATGATCTCGCCATGTGTTTCTGTTTATATTTCAGAAGATCATCATCTTTTGGGACTAGATGAATCCTATCGCAAATTTCTTGTGTATAATTTACGTCAAAACAAACTAGTTTCTCAGGTGTCTCACGGTTATCATACGATTACTATATTCCTTTGCCATGAGAGCTTGGTCTCACCGTCACGTTATTCACCTTCAACTCATGCTTTGCTTGGGAACTGCACACAACTCAGCATTCGGCATAAGTTAGGTTGCATTTGA